A region of the Bacteroidota bacterium genome:
TTTTTGTAACATCATTACTTTGCTGTAACAATAAAACTCTTTGCCTTTTTCTTTTTTCACTTCTGCTTGAACATAAAAACAGTTGAGCAATTTTGTTCCGACTTTGTTTGATAAGTCATCAAATCCCCAATATGGTTGAGGATTAAGTTCGCCAAGTCCAATCTTTTTCTTTACTGTTTTCAACCAAGTGGAATGTCTTGCAGAAACTTTCTTGTGGTCAAATGAAATGAGAACTTTTTTATTTTCTCTATCAATTTTAACCATAAATCCTCTGTCGCTTCGTGAGAGACCGTGAATAGTCTGCCGAAAACTCATTTCTTTTTTGGAATACTTTTTTCCGGATTCTTGATGTTTCCATCCGTATTTCAAAAGCAGAATTTGCGGAACAAATTTTACCGCTCTTGGCGATGGTTCAATATGAACTAAAGTTGTCAACGAAGATGTATTCAGTCGCTGAGATTTTAATTCCCATTCGGATGCGTTAGGGATTGGAAGATTATTTTCGGTAATACCTAATAAATCTTCAAGAGTGTTTCCAATGCCACCGTGATTTCCGTGTCTTGCATTTTTTATCCACCCTTTTGTTGCTATCGTTTTTAGTTCAGCAATTAAACTGTCTTTGGAATATATTTTCATTCTGTTTCTTGAAAAAGGGTAGCGGATTTAAATCTTAAAAGTTCACTTTCTCTTTTATTTCTTGCAATTCTTTTTTCTGACATTTCGCAATAGTCCGGTGAGAGTTCAATGCCAATATAATTGCGTTTAAGTCCTAAGGCAACGATTGCAGTTGTCCCGCTACCAGAGAAAGGGTCTAAAATTGTCTGCGCAGTTGTTGAAGAAATAATTCTGTCAATGAGCGCAACCGGAAAAGGTGCAGGATGCTCATTTTTCATTTCCTGAGTAAACTCCCAAACATCACCAAAGGCGTTAGCCTTTGAAGCAAGTTTGAAGTTTGGTTTTGGAATAAAATAAATCACTTCGTATGTCGGCAAGAAATAACCGGGGTTAAAATTGATACCGCCTTTTCTACGCCAAATGATAATTTGTCTAACAGGTAAATCTCTGATAATGTCTTTGCGGTCTTGAATTACTCCGTCCTGAACGCGCCATTTGTGATTGTAAAAAATTGCTCCATCGTCTTTGATAAGGCGATACATTTCTTTTAAGCAATTGTGTTGCCACTCTGCATACTCCTCATTGGGAATGTTGTCGCTGTAATGGCTGTACCCGTTTTGCAATGCGTTGCCAGCCCACTTACCTGTTTTAGTGTTTGCGCTCATTCCATTTCCGGTTGAGTTTTTTAAGTTGTAAGGCGGAGATGTAACTGCAAGGTCTACGCAGTTGTCCGGCATTTGACGCATTGTCTCAAGGCAGTCACCGCAGACAATTTTATTTACAAAGTCGTCAGGGAACTTTTTATGCTTTCCATTTTTCATCTGTCAAAGTTACGTTTTTTTCTTGTCATTTCGTTTTTGTCCTGTCGTCACCCTACGCTTGCCGGTAACGTTCCTCAAATTTGCGCTGTGCTGGATTTATGAAAACTAATTTGTCTGCCATTACAAATATAAACCGAAGATACAAATTTTCAAACTTAAACGTCAGCCCGCATAGAGCAAATTTGATGTTACCAACAGCACCCCACGTCCTACTTGCTCCTGCGCAATTGTCCACGATGAGAGAAATTGTCTGGGCGCGCGCAACGAACAAGAAAGGAATTATCTGTCCGCGATTACTAATTTGTCTACTGCGATGGTTTTGTTTTCTTCTGTCAGCCGAACGAAATACAGTCCGCTTGCGAGATTGTCTCGGTGAAAAGTAATTGTCTGCCCGCTGATGTTTTTTATTTGCGCAACTGTCTGCCCGAAACAATTGTCCACCGTGAGAGTTGCGTTTCTTAATGGATTATTTGTCTGCAAAGTTGTCTGTGTAGAAAATGGATTAGGAGTAATTGTAAAGGAATTATTCTTGGATAAATTGTCGTGAACAGAAGTAGATATATTGCAATTTACAGCAGAAGGACAAATCTGTCCGTTTGTCATGTCAATTGCTCCGTTAAAAAGAACAGAACAGTTTGG
Encoded here:
- a CDS encoding site-specific DNA-methyltransferase, producing MKNGKHKKFPDDFVNKIVCGDCLETMRQMPDNCVDLAVTSPPYNLKNSTGNGMSANTKTGKWAGNALQNGYSHYSDNIPNEEYAEWQHNCLKEMYRLIKDDGAIFYNHKWRVQDGVIQDRKDIIRDLPVRQIIIWRRKGGINFNPGYFLPTYEVIYFIPKPNFKLASKANAFGDVWEFTQEMKNEHPAPFPVALIDRIISSTTAQTILDPFSGSGTTAIVALGLKRNYIGIELSPDYCEMSEKRIARNKRESELLRFKSATLFQETE
- a CDS encoding MvaI/BcnI restriction endonuclease family protein, producing MKIYSKDSLIAELKTIATKGWIKNARHGNHGGIGNTLEDLLGITENNLPIPNASEWELKSQRLNTSSLTTLVHIEPSPRAVKFVPQILLLKYGWKHQESGKKYSKKEMSFRQTIHGLSRSDRGFMVKIDRENKKVLISFDHKKVSARHSTWLKTVKKKIGLGELNPQPYWGFDDLSNKVGTKLLNCFYVQAEVKKEKGKEFYCYSKVMMLQKFNFDGFLNQIEKGNILVDFDARTGHNHGTKFRMRQNCLPDLYEKTTVIV